Proteins from a single region of Pseudopedobacter saltans DSM 12145:
- a CDS encoding ATP-binding protein, with translation MANITQILDKGLYSLQLPSTSASIALVENFIDNLVPTLNLNDDVYANMMTCVNEAVSNAIVHGNKENPTKIVYINVENIDNRRIIFSIADEGEGFDFNNLPDPTSPENLEKLSGRGIFIMKKLADQCIFNTKGNEVELHFKL, from the coding sequence ATGGCGAATATTACACAGATATTAGATAAGGGACTTTACTCGCTTCAACTTCCTTCTACGAGTGCAAGCATTGCTCTGGTAGAAAATTTTATAGATAACCTTGTTCCCACATTAAATTTAAATGATGATGTCTATGCGAATATGATGACTTGTGTAAACGAAGCAGTATCAAACGCCATAGTACACGGGAATAAAGAAAATCCAACGAAGATAGTATACATTAACGTTGAAAATATTGATAACAGAAGGATCATCTTTTCTATCGCAGATGAGGGAGAGGGTTTTGATTTTAATAATTTACCCGATCCAACTTCGCCGGAAAATCTGGAAAAACTAAGTGGAAGAGGGATTTTCATCATGAAAAAACTTGCCGATCAATGCATATTCAATACCAAAGGAAATGAGGTAGAATTGCATTTTAAACTGTGA
- a CDS encoding Ig-like domain-containing domain, translating into MVLNQKPAKNTNFNAIILAIFLLFGCASIQQPEGGPKDTEAPVLLNENPKNYTRNFNSKKITLEFDEYFKLNNEFTEISISPTQEIPPLYKVKKKSLEIELKDTLEKNTTYTINFGKAISDVNEGNKFKDYTYVFSTGNEIDSLQIAGQVVNYLDNKPLLDATIFVLPVERDTLFGKKRASIFTVTDSSGNFRLKNLKENKYRLYALKEENGGDRIYNNPKESIGFVTEDINLHKDTSGIKIKLFRQYPDEFRNVDRRIEKDGRITIIYNKPIEKPNFKIIEPNITNPIIEYSNNADTTVMWVKDMSFDSIKVVTNNNDKILDTLTIKRNKKDTYTRNILFNTNLVSGKIVPNTQLTLTFNVPIETVDKNKIRLLQDSTQLPNFQIENIDKNKKVFRITYPWKLKKIYNLDIQDDAITDIYGTKNKALKTNFELDEVENYGNLSLNINRSDTTKQYIIQLLTEKYSLIKESVLSQDQLLMYNMLPNSKYLIRIIEDTNKNGIFDTGNVKRREQPENSWFYDKEIVIRPNWDREEKITIPASFN; encoded by the coding sequence ATGGTCTTAAATCAAAAACCAGCTAAAAACACAAATTTTAATGCTATAATTTTAGCTATTTTTCTACTTTTTGGATGTGCGAGCATTCAACAACCGGAAGGTGGACCAAAAGATACAGAAGCACCGGTTCTTTTAAATGAAAATCCGAAAAACTATACGAGGAATTTCAATTCTAAAAAAATCACTTTAGAGTTCGACGAATATTTTAAGTTGAACAATGAATTCACGGAAATAAGTATCTCTCCTACTCAAGAAATACCACCGCTCTATAAAGTGAAAAAAAAGAGTTTGGAAATAGAGCTTAAAGATACTTTAGAAAAAAACACAACTTATACCATAAACTTTGGAAAGGCTATATCAGATGTGAACGAAGGAAATAAATTCAAAGATTATACTTATGTTTTTTCAACGGGAAATGAAATAGACTCCTTACAAATTGCCGGACAAGTAGTCAATTATCTGGATAACAAACCTTTACTTGATGCGACAATCTTTGTTTTACCTGTAGAAAGAGATACACTTTTTGGTAAGAAAAGGGCATCCATCTTTACCGTAACAGACTCTTCCGGCAATTTCAGATTAAAGAATTTAAAGGAAAATAAGTATCGTCTATACGCTTTGAAAGAGGAAAATGGAGGTGATAGGATCTATAATAATCCCAAAGAATCCATTGGTTTTGTAACGGAAGATATCAATCTTCATAAGGATACATCAGGAATAAAAATAAAGCTATTTAGACAATATCCCGATGAATTTAGAAACGTAGATAGACGTATAGAAAAAGATGGTAGAATTACAATTATCTACAATAAGCCTATTGAAAAACCAAACTTTAAGATCATTGAGCCGAATATTACGAATCCGATTATAGAATATTCTAACAATGCGGATACTACAGTTATGTGGGTAAAGGATATGAGTTTCGACAGTATTAAAGTTGTAACCAATAACAACGATAAAATATTAGATACTCTAACCATAAAACGCAATAAAAAAGATACTTATACTAGAAACATTTTATTTAATACCAATTTGGTATCTGGCAAAATTGTACCAAATACACAACTGACGCTCACTTTTAACGTACCGATAGAAACTGTAGATAAAAATAAAATTAGATTGTTACAGGATTCTACTCAACTTCCTAATTTTCAAATAGAAAATATAGATAAAAATAAAAAAGTGTTTAGAATAACCTATCCGTGGAAACTAAAAAAGATTTACAATCTGGATATACAAGATGATGCCATTACAGATATTTACGGAACAAAAAATAAAGCACTAAAAACGAATTTCGAACTTGATGAAGTAGAAAACTATGGAAATTTAAGCCTAAATATCAATAGATCAGATACTACCAAACAATACATTATACAGCTTTTAACCGAAAAATACAGTTTGATTAAAGAAAGTGTTCTTAGCCAAGATCAGTTGTTAATGTACAATATGTTGCCAAATAGTAAATACCTAATCAGAATAATAGAAGACACTAACAAAAATGGGATTTTCGACACCGGAAACGTAAAGCGAAGAGAGCAACCAGAAAACTCATGGTTTTATGATAAGGAAATAGTTATCCGTCCAAATTGGGATCGGGAAGAAAAAATAACAATCCCAGCGAGTTTCAATTAA
- the mnmG gene encoding tRNA uridine-5-carboxymethylaminomethyl(34) synthesis enzyme MnmG — protein sequence MFNKYDVIVVGGGHAGCEAATAAANLGSKTLLITMNMGTIAQMSCNPAMGGVAKGQILREIDAMGGKSGIIADVSTIQFRMLNRSKGPAMWSPRTQNDRMRFAEEWRLTLEQTPNLDIWQDMVNRLIIKDNKVCGVQTSLGVKIESESVVLTNGTFLNGIIHIGEKQMGGGRTGEKSATGITEHLVELGFEAGRMKTGTPPRVDGRSLNYSVMEEQWGDTDGGKFSYTDTKTTLQQRCCWITYTNDKVHETLKEGFEKSPMFTGRIKGLGPRYCPSIEDKINRFAERERHQIFVEPEGEKTVEIYVNGFSTSLPEDVQFKAIRLIPGFENAKLYRPGYAIEYDYFPPQQLDLTLETLLIKNLFFAGQINGTTGYEEAAAQGFVAGVNAHQKVNDKHELILKRSESYIGVLIDDLVTKGTEEPYRMFTSRAEHRLLLRQDNADERLSPIGYDLGLVSEERLQKVKDKISNANAIIEKAKEIKLSTTEANPFLEKLNTSTITHGTKLYNLLTRPQIEVKDLRVMSSTFDTYLTQFDNETIEQAEIKIKYESYFDKELEIVEKMKKMEDKEINPNFDYNTLTSLSKESREKLIKIKPRTLGQASRISGVKPSDITILMVHMSK from the coding sequence ATGTTCAATAAATACGACGTTATAGTAGTTGGAGGAGGTCACGCTGGATGCGAGGCAGCTACAGCAGCAGCAAATTTAGGTTCAAAAACACTCTTGATAACCATGAACATGGGAACAATAGCTCAAATGAGCTGTAATCCTGCCATGGGTGGTGTAGCAAAAGGACAAATCTTGAGAGAAATAGATGCGATGGGTGGTAAGTCTGGGATAATAGCAGATGTATCCACCATTCAATTCAGAATGTTAAATAGATCCAAAGGACCGGCTATGTGGTCTCCAAGAACTCAAAACGACAGAATGAGGTTTGCGGAAGAATGGCGATTGACTTTGGAACAGACTCCAAATCTAGACATCTGGCAGGATATGGTAAACCGGCTGATCATAAAAGATAATAAAGTTTGTGGTGTCCAGACCTCTTTGGGTGTTAAAATAGAATCTGAATCAGTTGTATTAACAAATGGTACCTTTCTAAACGGAATCATTCATATAGGCGAGAAGCAGATGGGGGGAGGCCGTACCGGAGAAAAGTCAGCTACTGGTATTACCGAACATCTTGTAGAATTAGGTTTTGAAGCCGGACGAATGAAAACGGGTACTCCCCCACGTGTAGACGGGAGATCATTAAATTATTCAGTAATGGAAGAACAATGGGGAGATACAGATGGCGGTAAATTTTCTTATACAGACACAAAAACTACCCTCCAACAAAGATGTTGCTGGATAACATATACTAATGACAAAGTACATGAAACTTTGAAAGAGGGCTTTGAAAAATCTCCGATGTTCACTGGAAGAATTAAAGGCTTAGGTCCACGCTATTGCCCTTCTATCGAGGATAAAATCAACCGCTTTGCAGAACGCGAGAGACACCAAATATTCGTAGAGCCAGAGGGAGAAAAAACCGTAGAAATATACGTTAACGGATTCTCTACTTCCCTGCCTGAAGATGTACAATTTAAGGCAATAAGACTTATACCTGGTTTTGAAAATGCTAAACTTTACAGACCGGGGTATGCCATTGAATACGATTATTTTCCACCGCAACAATTAGATTTAACATTAGAGACACTATTAATCAAAAATCTATTCTTTGCTGGCCAGATAAATGGAACGACTGGATATGAAGAAGCCGCTGCACAAGGCTTTGTAGCGGGTGTAAATGCTCATCAAAAAGTTAATGATAAACATGAGTTAATATTGAAAAGAAGTGAATCCTACATAGGTGTATTGATTGACGATTTGGTCACCAAAGGAACTGAAGAACCTTATAGAATGTTTACTTCAAGGGCAGAGCACAGGTTACTATTAAGACAAGACAATGCAGATGAAAGGCTATCTCCTATCGGATACGATTTAGGATTAGTTAGCGAAGAAAGATTACAAAAAGTAAAAGATAAAATTTCAAACGCGAATGCCATTATAGAAAAAGCAAAGGAAATTAAATTATCTACTACGGAAGCAAATCCATTCTTAGAGAAGCTTAATACTTCGACGATTACACATGGAACTAAATTATATAATCTGCTTACTCGTCCTCAAATAGAAGTAAAAGATTTGAGAGTTATGTCATCCACATTTGATACTTACCTAACTCAGTTTGACAATGAAACAATTGAACAAGCAGAGATAAAAATTAAATATGAAAGCTATTTTGATAAAGAATTAGAGATAGTAGAAAAAATGAAGAAAATGGAAGATAAAGAAATTAATCCAAATTTCGATTACAATACACTTACTTCTTTATCAAAAGAATCAAGAGAAAAATTAATAAAAATAAAACCGAGAACGTTAGGTCAAGCTTCCAGAATTTCGGGAGTTAAACCATCTGATATCACTATTTTAATGGTACATATGTCTAAATAG
- the ybeY gene encoding rRNA maturation RNase YbeY — protein MKRLPINFYKEDISYKISDINNLRSWINQTIVTEKKELQELNFILCSDEYLLKINQEYLNHDTYTDIITFDNSEDEGMIYGDVFISIERVKENARIFGVKTADELHRVIIHGTLHLLGYPDKKKQEKALMTEKENFYLSKRVFSS, from the coding sequence ATGAAAAGGTTACCCATAAACTTTTACAAAGAAGATATAAGCTACAAAATAAGCGATATAAACAATCTTCGAAGCTGGATAAACCAAACTATAGTTACAGAAAAAAAAGAGCTACAGGAGCTTAATTTCATCCTCTGTTCTGATGAATATCTTTTAAAAATAAATCAGGAATATTTAAATCATGATACTTATACAGACATCATCACTTTTGATAATTCGGAAGACGAAGGAATGATTTATGGAGATGTTTTCATCAGTATTGAACGGGTAAAGGAAAATGCCAGAATATTTGGGGTAAAAACTGCGGATGAGTTACACCGAGTTATTATTCATGGAACCTTACATTTATTGGGGTACCCAGATAAGAAAAAGCAGGAAAAAGCATTGATGACTGAAAAGGAGAACTTTTATTTAAGTAAAAGAGTTTTTTCTAGTTAA
- a CDS encoding energy transducer TonB: MNLKHIISSIFLSCIFSNSISQENKINTSLEKNAVFGSGRQDPSYPGGITALYEYINKNLKYPDWEKENKIQGRITTNFIVEKDGTISNVKILRSVPNSKNMDAEAIRLVKNMPKWIPGKKNDSIVRVSYSIPIIFSYEKADAERLLKENPDYIFNTVDKVASFSGGTKAQEAYIRNKTKDLDWLINDFKLVKGKFIVEKDGSLSEITLTSIPELSKNQKKQLLKIIKDTPNWIPAQVGSVTVRSYQTISLKPFQADLYINR, from the coding sequence ATGAATCTAAAGCATATTATCAGTAGTATTTTTTTAAGCTGTATCTTTTCTAATTCCATTAGTCAGGAGAATAAAATAAATACGTCTTTAGAAAAAAATGCAGTATTTGGCTCAGGAAGGCAGGATCCTTCTTATCCCGGTGGAATAACTGCATTATATGAATACATTAATAAAAACCTTAAATATCCCGATTGGGAAAAAGAGAATAAGATACAAGGGAGAATCACTACCAATTTCATTGTAGAAAAAGACGGTACAATAAGCAATGTAAAAATACTACGTTCCGTCCCTAACTCCAAAAATATGGATGCAGAAGCGATTAGATTGGTAAAAAATATGCCAAAATGGATTCCTGGGAAAAAGAACGACAGTATTGTAAGGGTTTCTTATTCCATACCTATTATATTTTCCTATGAAAAAGCCGATGCTGAAAGACTACTTAAAGAAAATCCTGACTATATTTTCAATACAGTAGATAAAGTTGCATCTTTCTCTGGAGGAACTAAAGCACAGGAGGCTTATATTAGAAATAAAACAAAGGATCTGGATTGGCTAATAAACGATTTTAAATTAGTTAAAGGCAAATTCATAGTCGAGAAGGATGGAAGTTTATCAGAAATAACATTAACCAGTATTCCTGAATTGTCGAAAAATCAAAAGAAACAACTTCTAAAAATAATAAAGGATACTCCAAATTGGATCCCGGCACAGGTAGGATCTGTAACAGTAAGAAGCTATCAGACAATTTCATTGAAACCCTTTCAAGCAGATCTTTATATAAACAGATAA
- a CDS encoding NAD(P)H-binding protein yields MDSNVIVLGSNGLVGSLLLDILLKSHQYSYITVFVRKQLEIEHQKLNQIITDFKDLESLREHIHGDILFSCLGSTQKKTPNKEDYIFVDITIPSFFADMASRKGLKQIHLVSAVGASSASPLFYNKIKGQLEDFIKETEIPSINIYQPSLILGNRNEFRLGEKITSFLIKVIDPLLVGSFKKYRSTKALDIAKAMYNVSLEYKNGVYTYTSDKIKELA; encoded by the coding sequence TTGGATTCTAACGTAATTGTTTTAGGCTCAAATGGATTGGTAGGTAGTTTACTTCTCGATATTTTATTGAAAAGTCACCAATATTCCTACATCACTGTTTTTGTAAGAAAGCAGTTAGAAATTGAACACCAAAAACTAAATCAAATCATAACCGATTTTAAAGATTTAGAGTCTTTACGGGAACACATACACGGGGATATATTATTCTCTTGTTTAGGGAGCACACAGAAAAAAACGCCCAATAAAGAAGATTATATTTTTGTAGATATAACTATACCCTCATTCTTTGCAGATATGGCATCCAGAAAAGGATTAAAACAAATTCACTTAGTATCGGCAGTTGGAGCGAGTTCTGCTTCTCCCCTATTCTACAATAAGATAAAAGGACAATTGGAAGATTTTATTAAAGAAACAGAAATTCCTTCTATTAATATCTATCAGCCTTCATTAATATTAGGAAACAGAAACGAATTTAGATTAGGAGAAAAAATAACTTCCTTCCTTATTAAAGTTATTGATCCACTCTTGGTAGGATCTTTCAAAAAGTACAGAAGTACAAAAGCTTTAGATATTGCTAAAGCGATGTACAATGTATCATTAGAATACAAAAACGGCGTTTATACATATACATCAGATAAAATAAAGGAACTAGCGTGA
- a CDS encoding ABC-F family ATP-binding cassette domain-containing protein, with the protein MSIISAEQLGHAYNDQWLFKNLTFGIQQGQRVALVGVNGAGKSTLLKLLAERFKPTEGKVVKAKDIKFGYLEQDPQFDGAATISDFIFSLNNRQQQVIREYEELLEQDNPDIDLVNKLTEEISSLDAWEYEHNIKTILGRLGISNLHQNISTLSGGQKKRLSLAKLLIDEPDVYVLDEPTNHLDIDTIEWLEKFLTTGGKTILMVTHDRYFLDNICNEIIELDNGNVFTYKGKYAYYLEKKAEKDAIDEATLAKNKNLLKKELEWMRRMPQARATKSKARKDAFYELEDKTKGKNKKETIALDVKVSRQGNKILEVEHISKTFNEQEIIKDFSYTFKKGDKIGLTGKNGTGKSTFLNIITGELNPDSGKVEKGETTVFGYYHQSGLSFNESERVIDVVKNIAEYITLADGSTISASQLLTLFLFPPKKQHGFVSLLSGGEKKRLHLMKVLIKNPNFLILDEPTNDLDIDTLNVLEEFLEKFPGVLVLVSHDRYLVDKLTDQLFILEGNGSIKIFNGNYSFYRAEQEEIKILEKEEQKRKEKQIAAPTPITDKKNKISYKEKIELDNLNNEIPAIEEKIKRLEQELNNQADLEKINEIIKVLEDTKKKLEEKSNRWLELSELI; encoded by the coding sequence GTGAGTATTATATCAGCAGAACAATTGGGTCATGCATACAATGATCAGTGGTTGTTCAAAAATCTTACTTTTGGAATACAACAGGGACAAAGAGTAGCTTTGGTTGGCGTAAATGGTGCAGGAAAATCTACACTTTTAAAATTATTAGCCGAACGCTTCAAACCAACCGAAGGAAAAGTTGTAAAAGCAAAAGATATCAAATTCGGTTATCTGGAACAGGATCCTCAATTTGATGGAGCAGCAACTATAAGTGATTTCATTTTTAGCCTAAACAACAGACAGCAACAGGTTATTAGAGAATATGAAGAGCTTCTTGAGCAAGACAATCCAGATATAGATTTAGTTAATAAGCTCACAGAAGAAATCAGCAGTTTAGATGCCTGGGAATACGAACATAATATAAAAACTATTTTAGGAAGACTAGGTATTTCAAACTTACATCAAAATATATCTACCCTATCGGGGGGACAAAAGAAGAGATTAAGCTTAGCCAAATTACTTATAGACGAACCTGATGTATATGTATTGGATGAGCCAACTAACCATTTAGATATAGATACTATAGAGTGGCTTGAAAAATTTTTGACGACAGGTGGAAAAACCATATTAATGGTTACTCATGATAGATACTTTCTCGACAACATATGTAATGAAATAATAGAATTAGATAACGGAAACGTATTTACCTATAAAGGCAAATACGCTTATTACCTGGAAAAGAAAGCAGAAAAAGATGCTATAGATGAAGCTACGTTGGCAAAAAACAAAAACCTACTAAAAAAAGAATTAGAATGGATGCGTAGAATGCCTCAAGCAAGGGCAACTAAATCAAAAGCAAGAAAAGATGCATTCTATGAGTTAGAAGATAAAACAAAAGGTAAAAACAAAAAGGAAACCATAGCATTAGATGTTAAAGTTAGCAGACAAGGCAATAAAATACTTGAAGTAGAGCATATTTCTAAAACCTTTAACGAGCAGGAGATAATAAAAGATTTCTCCTACACCTTTAAAAAAGGAGATAAAATTGGTTTAACCGGAAAAAATGGAACAGGAAAATCTACTTTTTTAAACATAATCACGGGAGAATTAAATCCTGATAGCGGAAAAGTAGAAAAAGGGGAAACCACTGTATTCGGGTATTACCATCAGTCTGGATTGAGCTTCAACGAATCAGAACGGGTTATTGACGTTGTAAAAAACATTGCAGAATACATAACCTTAGCTGATGGAAGCACGATAAGTGCTTCTCAACTATTAACATTATTTCTATTTCCTCCAAAAAAGCAACATGGTTTTGTAAGCTTACTGAGCGGTGGAGAAAAGAAAAGGCTTCATTTAATGAAAGTATTAATTAAGAATCCAAACTTTCTTATACTGGATGAGCCTACTAACGATTTAGATATAGATACACTTAATGTTTTAGAAGAGTTTCTAGAAAAATTCCCAGGTGTATTAGTATTAGTATCCCACGATAGATACTTGGTTGATAAATTAACCGATCAATTATTTATTTTAGAAGGCAATGGCAGTATCAAAATATTCAATGGTAATTATAGTTTTTATAGAGCAGAACAAGAAGAAATCAAAATTTTAGAAAAGGAAGAGCAAAAGAGAAAAGAAAAACAAATCGCAGCTCCTACTCCTATTACTGATAAAAAGAATAAAATATCTTATAAAGAGAAAATAGAATTAGACAACCTTAATAACGAGATTCCTGCAATAGAAGAAAAAATAAAAAGATTAGAGCAGGAATTAAACAATCAAGCAGATTTAGAAAAAATAAACGAAATCATAAAAGTTTTAGAAGACACAAAGAAAAAACTAGAAGAAAAAAGTAATAGATGGCTTGAACTATCAGAATTAATTTAG